One genomic region from Salvia hispanica cultivar TCC Black 2014 chromosome 2, UniMelb_Shisp_WGS_1.0, whole genome shotgun sequence encodes:
- the LOC125204502 gene encoding transcription initiation factor TFIID subunit 12, whose translation MFALTHLRSDFPPFDSMDQTPSTPQPTDPPPQTTTATSSVTSTAPTTTTSTSFASSNPTPSLKPPTAAQSNNSQTRPPFNTRPWQQPPYSHFSLPSPPMPASSASTSSSISAPPPSRPGMAIGVPAHSPSTGPPSPASFSSHTPPAYAQQPQIRQPVQGMGMTGALGASSSMRPAGVSSNQLRPSQSSLRPQSSPTNQSPAAQNFQGHGMLRVSSLGSPGVLSPSSSQSPQTQNQPWLSSGTQGKPPLPTPSLRPQASPQSFQPRSHITQQQHHHMPTTPQQQTIGSSQQSPQPSASGQSQDHFNQQFPPPRSITHQQQMSRGPGIGTQRPPLGMNVSGASHPGALNKPATADTEESSNRILSKRSIQELVNQIDPSEKLDTEVEDILVDIAEDFVESITTFGCLLAKHRKSSTLEAKDILLHLG comes from the exons ATGTTTGCCCTCACTCACCTCCGTAGCGATTTCCCCCCTTTCGATTCCATGGATCAAACGCCTTCCACTCCGCAACCCACCGACCCGCCGCCGCAAACTACAACCGCCACCTCCTCCGTCACATCCACCGCCccaaccaccaccacctccacttCATTCGCATCTTCAAACCCCACGCCATCCCTAAAACCTCCTACCGCGGCACAATCTAACAATTCCCAAACAAGGCCGCCGTTTAATACCCGGCCATGGCAGCAGCCGCCCTACTCGCACTTCTCTCTCCCCTCGCCGCCCATGCCTGCTTCTTCCGCCTCGACATCCTCTTCGATTTCCGCTCCGCCACCGTCTCGCCCCGGAATGGCGATCGGAGTCCCTGCTCATAGCCCCTCCACAGGCCCCCCTTCGCCTGCCTCATTCTCTTCACACACTCCTCCCGCTTACGCTCAGCAGCCTCAG ATAAGGCAGCCGGTGCAAGGAATGGGAATGACGGGTGCACTGGGCGCCTCATCGTCAATGCGTCCCGCAGGTGTGTCTTCGAATCAGCTGAGGCCTTCACAGTCATCTCTTAGACCGCAATCGAGCCCAACGAACCAGTCTCCTGCTGCACAG AATTTTCAAGGACATGGCATGCTCAGAGTTTCCTCACTTGGATCTCCTGGGGTACTATCACCGAGTAGTTCTCAAAGTCCACAGACCCAGAACCAGCCATGGCTGTCTTCTGGAACCCAAGGAAAACCTCCTCTACCAACCCCGTCTCTTCGGCCTCAGGCAAGCCCTCAATCATTTCAACCGAGATCCCACATTACGCAGCAGCAGCACCATCACATGCCTACCACCCCGCAACAACAGACAATTGGTTCCAGCCAGCAGTCTCCACAACCCTCAGCCTCAGGCCAGTCACAGGATCATTTTAACCAACAATTTCCTCCTCCCCGATCCATTACTCATCAACAACAGATGAGCAGGGGACCAGGAATTGGAACCCAAAGGCCACCTCTTGGCATGAACGTGTCCGGTGCATCACACCCTGGAGCCCTCAATAAACCTGCCACTGCAGATACTGAAGAATCTTCCAACAGGATTTTAAGTAAACGCAGCATTCAGGAGCTTGTAAATCAG ATTGATCCATCTGAAAAATTGGATACTGAAGTTGAAGACATTCTAGTCGACATTGCTGAGGATTTTGTTGAATCA ATTACAACATTTGGTTGTTTGTTGGCGAAACACCGAAAATCTTCCACTTTAGAAGCAAAAGACATACTCCTGCATCTGGGTTAG